One stretch of Candidatus Baltobacteraceae bacterium DNA includes these proteins:
- a CDS encoding sugar transferase — translation MIETIQAAPSQPDLSIGRTVPRWWWAVKRVTDVTVALIGLVITSPLFLLAAIAISIVSPGPPMFLQTRVGKNGRTFRLYKFRTMSKGAHLLHDEMRAFNEVDGPVLKIRNDPRLHALGSILRRTSIDELPNFINVLRGEMSVVGPRPPLPCEVEHYDEHAMRRLTVKPGVTCLWQINGRSNVSFDHWMELDNEYIDTWTPVGDFGIIARTIPAVIRGIGAH, via the coding sequence GTGATCGAAACTATTCAAGCTGCTCCGTCCCAACCTGATTTATCGATAGGCCGCACCGTCCCACGATGGTGGTGGGCGGTTAAGCGCGTGACAGATGTCACAGTGGCGTTGATCGGCTTGGTGATTACTTCACCTCTCTTCTTGCTGGCGGCGATCGCGATCAGCATCGTCTCGCCTGGGCCGCCGATGTTTCTGCAAACGCGGGTCGGCAAAAACGGGCGAACGTTCCGTCTATACAAATTCCGGACAATGTCAAAGGGCGCGCATTTACTGCATGATGAAATGCGCGCCTTCAACGAAGTCGACGGCCCGGTCCTAAAGATCCGCAACGATCCGCGATTGCACGCACTCGGTTCGATCCTGCGACGGACGAGCATCGACGAGCTGCCCAACTTCATCAACGTGTTGCGCGGCGAAATGAGTGTCGTCGGACCTCGTCCACCGCTTCCATGCGAGGTCGAACATTACGATGAGCATGCGATGCGCCGGCTTACGGTCAAGCCTGGCGTCACATGCCTCTGGCAGATCAATGGGCGATCCAACGTTAGCTTCGATCACTGGATGGAGCTTGACAACGAGTACATCGACACTTGGACGCCGGTTGGCGATTTCGGTATCATCGCCCGCACCATTCCGGCCGTCATAAGAG
- a CDS encoding phosphopentomutase: protein MPRMVVLVIDSGGVGALPDADAYGDTASVNTLGNVAAHVGGLHLPTFEQLGLGDITPIVGVAKVEHPRAAVARLRERSRGKDTITGHWEMAGIITDVPFPTYPDGFPPDVIERFTEIVGKAPLGNKPASGTEIIAELGDEHVRTGRPILYTSADSVFQVAVHEDVVPLSTLYDWCERARAMLLPPNNVNRVIARPFIGTSGNYSRTPNRRDYAIEPPPSVLDTLAAANVPVHAVGKICDIYTGHGIATSVRVVDNDDAMNQTASLLEKIEHGLVFTNLNDFDSKYGHRRDVRGYARALEQLDVRLAELTPKLRAGDGLIVTADHGCDPTAPGSDHTREFVPYIELGTALGGELGTLEGLDQIGKRLSSVLLHKKVAGSGRR, encoded by the coding sequence ATGCCGCGGATGGTCGTCTTGGTGATCGACTCAGGTGGCGTCGGCGCCTTGCCGGACGCCGATGCGTATGGTGACACCGCGTCGGTTAACACGCTCGGCAATGTTGCGGCGCACGTGGGTGGCTTGCATCTCCCGACGTTCGAGCAACTCGGTCTCGGCGATATCACGCCGATCGTCGGTGTTGCAAAAGTAGAACATCCGCGAGCCGCAGTGGCGCGCTTGCGCGAACGCTCGCGCGGTAAAGATACGATCACCGGACATTGGGAGATGGCCGGAATCATCACTGACGTTCCGTTCCCGACCTATCCTGATGGTTTTCCTCCGGACGTCATCGAGCGGTTTACCGAAATTGTCGGAAAGGCGCCGCTCGGTAACAAGCCGGCTTCCGGAACCGAGATTATTGCTGAGCTCGGTGACGAGCACGTGCGCACCGGACGTCCGATCTTGTACACGTCCGCGGACTCAGTCTTTCAGGTCGCGGTGCACGAAGATGTCGTTCCGCTGTCGACACTTTATGATTGGTGCGAGCGCGCACGTGCAATGCTGCTCCCGCCGAATAATGTAAACCGTGTAATCGCACGCCCGTTCATTGGCACGAGCGGCAACTATAGCCGCACCCCCAACCGTCGTGATTATGCTATCGAGCCTCCTCCGAGCGTTCTCGACACGCTTGCGGCCGCGAACGTTCCCGTGCATGCCGTGGGAAAGATCTGCGACATCTATACGGGCCACGGCATTGCGACGTCAGTGCGCGTTGTGGATAACGACGATGCGATGAACCAAACGGCTTCGTTGCTCGAGAAAATCGAGCATGGTCTGGTGTTCACGAATCTCAATGATTTCGACAGTAAATACGGCCATCGCCGCGATGTGCGGGGTTACGCTCGTGCACTCGAGCAGTTGGACGTTCGCTTGGCGGAATTGACTCCAAAACTGCGAGCCGGCGACGGCCTGATCGTAACCGCGGATCACGGCTGCGACCCGACGGCGCCGGGAAGCGACCATACGCGCGAATTCGTCCCGTATATTGAGCTCGGAACGGCGCTGGGCGGTGAACTCGGCACCCTCGAGGGCCTCGACCAGATTGGGAAGCGATTAAGCTCGGTCTTGCTGCACAAGAAGGTCGCCGGTAGCGGGAGAAGGTAA